The Alnus glutinosa chromosome 7, dhAlnGlut1.1, whole genome shotgun sequence genome includes a region encoding these proteins:
- the LOC133873305 gene encoding uncharacterized protein LOC133873305: MGAKEVLENGVGCRIGNGKQVKIWGDAWLQPPHTRLFLPPNHVLSPDSHVDALIDSEVGWWNLNLLQNCFSQEEVERIGNVIISPLGQDDKIIWKGTPSGLFTVKSAYHMEMWRISRERGESSGEYGGGMECSRRIQKLTYEETDGRGLLLFFFEKLDNEEVLEALTVAQMIWLRRNSMVFGRGFSPPLKVISEVHSSLEDGALGSSNLAHFISGLEVGHSFWSKPPQGWWKINWDASIDKEARRMGIRAVIRDGNGAVVAARMSFLPYNDDPSAVEALAAWHAVKLGREMGGTCIIIEGDSMEVVMALRKNRYNYQNYGHLLEDIATSLSFFSICSSSACKA, encoded by the exons ATGGGGGCCAAAGAGGTGCTGGAAAATGGGGTGGGTTGCAGAATAGGGAATGGAAAACAAGTGAAAATTTGGGGTGATGCTTGGTTACAACCCCCTCATACCAGGTTGTTTCTCCCTCCAAACCATGTTCTCAGCCCAGATTCTCATGTGGATGCCCTCATTGACTCTGAAGTAGGTTGGTGGAATCTGAATTTGCTCCAAAACTGTTTTTCACAGGAGGAGGTGGAACGGATTGGAAATGTGATTATTAGCCCATTGGGGCAGGATGATAAGATAATATGGAAAGGAACTCCTTCGGGGCTATTCACTGTTAAAAGTGCCTATCATATGGAGATGTGGAGAATTTCTCGAGAAAGGGGAGAAAGTTCTGGTGAATATGGAGGTGGAATG GAATGCAGTAGAAGAATTCAGAAACTGACCTACGAGGAAACTGATGGTAGGGGGCTGCTGCtgtttttctttgaaaagcTTGACAATGAGGAAGTTCTAGAAGCTCTCACAGTGGCCCAGATGATTTGGCTTCGAAGAAATTCGATGGTGTTTGGGAGGGGTTTCTCTCCCCCTCTCAAGGTTATTTCAGAAGTGCACAGTTCTCTGGAGGATGGGGCACTTGGTTCCAGCAACCTTGCTCATTTTATTAGCGGATTAGAGGTGGGTCATTCTTTTTGGTCTAAACCTCCCCAAGGATGGTGGAAAATCAATTGGGATGCATCCATTGATAAGGAGGCTAGACGAATGGGCATTAGGGCTGTGATTCGGGATGGAAATGGGGCAGTGGTGGCAGCCAGGATGAGTTTTCTCCCTTACAATGATGATCCTTCAGCGGTGGAAGCATTGGCGGCATGGCATGCAGTGAAACTTGGCAGAGAAATGGGGGGAACCTGCATCATCATTGAGGGAGATTCCATGGAGGTGGTGATGGCTTTGAGGAAGAATAGGTACAACTATCAGAATTATGGTCATCTTCTGGAGGATATTGCAACTAGtctatcttttttttcaatCTGTTCAAGTAGCGCATGTAAGGCGTGA
- the LOC133873156 gene encoding gallate 1-beta-glucosyltransferase 84A24-like, producing MGSVAPHVLLVSFPGQGHINPLLRLGKRLAAKGLLVTFSTTESIGKDMRKANNITDDQATPVGQGFIRFEFFQDGWEEDDPRRKDLEEFLRHLEPAGKDALHQIIKKHAGKDHPVSCLINNSFIPWVCDVATELGIPNAVLWVQSCAAFSAYYHYHHNLVPFPSETEPKLDVQLPSMPLLRYDEVPDFLHPSSPYHFFGRLILGQFKNLSKPFCILMDTFQELEHEIIDYMAKLCMIKPVGPLFINPKAPNTSIRGDVLKADDCIEWLNSKPQASVAYISFGTVAHVKQEQVDEIAYGLLNSGISFLWVMKPPHKDTDFKLHVLPDGILEKVGDRGKVIQWSPQEEVLAHPSVACFVTHCGWNSSMEALSLGVPVLTFPQWGDQVTNSKFLVDVFGVGVRLSRGQAENRLILRDEVEKCLLEATLSPKAVELKQHALKWKTAAGEAVAEGGSSDQNIQSFVDEIRKRCVAVTSTSITQ from the coding sequence ATGGGCTCTGTAGCTCCTCATGTGCTTCTTGTGTCCTTCCCAGGCCAAGGGCACATTAACCCTTTGCTCAGACTAGGCAAGAGACTTGCTGCCAAGGGCCTGCTCGTCACCTTCTCTACAACCGAGAGCATTGGCAAAGATATGCGAAAGGCCAACAATATCACTGATGACCAAGCCACTCCAGTGGGACAGGGTTTTATAAGGTTTGAATTTTTCCAAGATGGTTGGGAAGAGGACGATCCTAGACGAAAAGACCTGGAAGAATTCTTGCGTCATCTTGAGCCTGCTGGAAAGGACGCACTTCACCAAATAATCAAGAAACACGCCGGCAAAGATCATCCAGTTTCATGTCTTATAAACAACTCCTTTATCCCATGGGTTTGTGATGTAGCCACCGAGCTTGGCATCCCTAATGCCGTCCTCTGGGTTCAGTCTTGTGCAGCCTTTTCGGCTTATTATCACTATCACCATAACCTGGTGCCTTTCCCATCTGAAACCGAGCCCAAGCTTGATGTTCAACTGCCCTCCATGCCTCTTTTAAGGTACGATGAAGTCCCTGACTTCTTGCACCCTTCTAGCCCATATCACTTTTTTGGGAGGCTCATCCTAGGCCAGTTCAAGAACTTATCAAAACCATTCTGCATATTGATGGACACGTTCCAGGAGCTCGAGCACGAGATCATTGACTACATGGCAAAGCTCTGCATGATCAAGCCCGTGGGCCCCTTATTCATAAACCCAAAAGCACCAAACACAAGTATTCGCGGCGACGTCTTGAAAGCCGATGATTGCATTGAGTGGCTCAACTCGAAGCCCCAAGCATCCGTCGCATACATCTCCTTTGGCACTGTTGCCCATGTCAAACAAGAACAAGTGGATGAGATCGCTTACGGGCTCTTAAATTCTGGGATCTCGTTTTTATGGGTAATGAAACCACCTCATAAAGATACCGATTTCAAGTTGCATGTTCTACCCGATGGTATCCTGGAGAAAGTTGGGGATAGAGGCAAGGTGATACAATGGAGTCCACAAGAAGAGGTATTAGCTCACCCTTCAGTTGCGTGTTTCGTAACCCACTGTGGCTGGAACTCCTCCATGGAAGCCCTCAGCTTAGGCGTGCCGGTATTGACATTTCCTCAATGGGGTGATCAGGTTACTAATTCAAAGTTCTTGGTGGATGTGTTTGGAGTGGGGGTGAGATTATCCCGTGGCCAGGCCGAAAACAGATTGATCTTGAGAGATGAGGTTGAGAAATGCTTACTGGAGGCAACGCTGAGCCCGAAGGCAGTAGAACTGAAGCAACATGCATTGAAATGGAAGACGGCAGCTGGGGAGGCGGTGGCAGAGGGTGGCTCCTCAGACCAGAATATTCAATCATTTGTTGACGAGATTAGGAAGAGATGTGTTGCTGTGACTTCCACGTCAATCACTCAGTGA